The window CTGAACGACAGAGGTCCTGGTCAGAGCAGGGGAAGTACCTCTCCCGTCAGGTGGAGTCGGCCGCCCGGGCCGCACAGCTCGAAGCGGTTGCTCCTGGACCCGTACGACACGGTTCCCGGCAGCAGCACCGGTGCCTTGAACTCCGCCCGCAGCATGGCCGTCCGGGGCGTGCCGTGCTCGGCGAGGCAGCGCGCCACGGTCCACATGCCGTGCGCGACGGCCCGGGGAAACCCGAACAGCCGGGCGGTGAGGGGGTGCAGGTGTATCGGATTGCGGTCCCCGGACGCGGCCCCGTACCGCCGCCCGACATCCCCGGCGAGCCGCCACTCGGCAAGCACCGGCAGCGGCTCGCGCTCGCGGACGCTCCGGAGGGCGGGCGAGCCGCCGGTGCCTCCCGCGGTGGTGCCGTGGCGTGCCAGGTAGGTGCTGCGCGACTCCCACACGAGCTCCTCGCCCGTCCGCACCTCGGTCACGACGACGGCCTCGGTGCCACGTCTGTGGGGCGCCAGTTCCTCGACGTGCACGGCGAGTTCGTACTCGCCGGTGGCGGTGAGCGCCCTGTGCTGGGTGATCGTGACGGACGTGTGCACCAGCCCGAGCAGCGGCAGCGGGAACGCCCGCTCACTCATCAGCCGCATCGCGACCGGGAACCCGAGAACGTGCGGATAGGGCAGGGGCAGCTGATCCGCCCCCACCCCGAATCCGCAGACCCGCTCGTACGCGGCGAGCCTGCCCAGGTCGATGCGGACACCGGGGACGACCAGACGGGTGCGGGGCGCGGTGACCCCCGTCCGCGGCCGCTTGAACGGCGAGAGAAGGGCGCCCCGGCCGAGCATCGGCCACAGCGACGGCGAACCGGTGAGGACATGGGTGTTCATGGCATCCGAAAGGTCATCCATCACTGACTCCCCTGCTCCGCAGACGGCCCACGCCAAGGACAGCGCCCCGTGAGGGGACGGCTGTGACATCGTGCGGCTCCGCCGGGTGGGCGCGGCCGGCCGCGGCCGACCCGGCGGATCGGCACCCCGAGCGGAGCGCTCACGCTCCCAGCAGGCTCTGGCCGCAGACCCGGACGACCTGCCCGTTGACGGCCCCCGCCCCGGGGCTCGCGAGCCATGCCGTCGTCTCGGCCACGTCCACCGGCGCTCCGCCCTGCGCGAGCGAGTTCATCCGCCGCCCCGCCTCACGGATGAACAACGGCACCGCGGCCGTCATGCGAGTCTCGATGAACCCGGGCGCGACCGCGTTCACCGTCACCCCGTACTCCGCGAGCGCCCGCGGCCCGAGGGACCGTACGAGTCCCACGATCCCCGCCTTGGAAGCGGCGTAGTTGGTCTGTCCGGCGTTCCCCGCGAGCCCGGCGATGGACGCGGTCGCCACGACGCGCCCGCCCGCCCCGAGTGTGCCGGCGGACAGCAGCACGTCGGTCGTGCTCAGCACACTGGCGAGGTTGACGTCGAGCACCGAACTCCAGCGCTCCGCGGGCATGTTGACCAGTCTGCGGTCACGTGTGATCCCGGCGTTGTGGACGAGGACGTCCAGTCCGCCGGGCAGTGCGTCGGCGATCCGCGCCCCCGCGTCGTCCGCCGTGATGTCCAGCGGAAGGGCGACACCGCCGAGCCGCCCGGCGACCGCGGTCAGTTCGGCCTCGGCCGCGGGCACGTCCAGGCACACCACCCGCGCCCCGTCCCGCGCGAGCGTCCGGGCGACGGCCTCACCGATCCCGCGCGCCGCCCCGGTGACCAGGGCGGTCCGCCCGGCGAGGGGCGTGTCCCAGTCCTCGGGCGCGGTCACCTCGCCACCGCCGACCTCGATCACCTGCCCGCTGACGTACGCGGACCTGGGCGAGAGCAGGAACCGGAGCGTCGACTCGGCCGAGCGCGCGTCCGTGAGCCGGACGAGGTTCACGGTCCGGCCCCGCCCGATCTCCTTGCCGAGGGACCGCACGAACCCCTCCAGCGCCTGCTGCACGGCCGCCTGGTGGTGGTCGGCGGGGTCCGGGGGAGCGCCGAGCACCACGATCCGCCCGCTCTCGGCGACCGACCGCACGACGGGATGGAGTGCCGCGTGCACCTCGGCGAGCGTCTCGACGTCACGGACGCCGGTGGCGTCCAGGACGACCGCGACGGGTCTCTCCGTGCCGGGCTCCGGCCCGGCCCCGGCCAGGACGGGGGCGAGGTCCAGGTCGGACCTGCCCGCGGTGAGATGCAGCAACTGTCCTGGCAGGGAGGGCTGTTCGGTGCTCCACCGCCGCAGCGCCGCCGGTTGGGGCAGGCCGAGCCGCCGGGTCAGGAAGCGGCCGGGTGCGGTGCCGGTGAGGCTCAGATAGCGGTCGGCCATGGTCCAGCTCCCAGCTCGGTCGGATGTGCTCGGTCGCACGCTCGCTCGGTACCCGCTCCATGCTTACTCTGGAGTAAGGTTACCCGAGGTAAGCCTACGTCACGGGTGAGGAGCAGGTCGAGATGAGCAGCCCCCTGGAACCCCTGCGCATGCCGCGGCCGCGCCGCGTCGCGGTCATCGGCGGCACTCGCGTCCCCTTCGCCCGATCCGACGGCCCGTACGCCACCGCCTCGAACCAGCAGATGCTGACCGCGGCGATCGACGGCCTCGTGGACCGCTTCCGGCTCGAAGAGCCCGGCGCGGTCGGGGAGTTGGTCACCGGAGCGGTCCTCAAGCACAGCCGCGACTTCAACCTCGCGCGCGAGACGGTGCTCGGCTCCCTGCTCGACGCCCGCACCCCCGCGTACGACATCCAGCAGGCCTGTGGCACCGGCCTGCAGGCCGTGATCGCGGCGGCCAACAAGATCACCCTCGGGCAGACCGACTCGGCCGTCGCGGGCGGCGCGGACACGGCCAGCGATGCCCCGCTCGGCGTCAACGACGAGCTGCGGCGCATCCTGCTGGAGGTCCGGCGCGCAGGGTCGGCGGGCGCCCGGCTGAAGGCGCTCGCGCGGATCCGCCCCGGCCACCTCGTCCCGGAGATCCCGCGCAACGCCGAACCGCGTACCGGCCTGTCCATGGGCGAGCACGCCGCGGTCACCGCCCGCGCGTGGGCCGTCAGCCGCGAGGCGCAGGACGAACTGGCCGCCGCGAGCCACCAGCGGCTGGCCGCCGCCTACGAACGCGGCTTCTTCGAGGACCTGGTGGTGCCCTTCCGCGGGCTGGACCGGGACCAGAACCTCCGCCCCGGCTCCACCGTCGGCAAACTGGCCTCCCTGAAGCCCGTGTTCGGCGTGAAGCACCCCAACCCGACGATGACCGCCGGTAATTCGACACCCCTGACCGACGGCGCGGCCGTCGTGCTGCTCGCGAGCGAGGAGTGGGCGTCGGGGCGCGGGCTGACTCCGCTCGCCTACCTCACGGCGTACGAGACGGCCGCCGTGGACTTCGTGACGGCGACCGCGGCCGGAGGAGGAGCGGCCGGTGAGGGAGCGGACGGTGAGGACGGTCTGCTGATGGCGCCGGCCCACGCGGTCCCGCGCATGCTGGAGCGGGCCGGGCTGGGCCTCGGCGACTTCGACTTCGTCGAGGTGCACGAGGCGTTCGCGTCCCAGGTACTGGCCACGCTGGCGGCCTGGGAGAAGCGAGGGCTGGGCCAGGTGGACCGGGCCCGGCTGAACGTGGCGGGCTCGTCACTGGCCACCGGTCATCCCTTCGCGGCGACCGGGGCGAGGATCGTGGCGACCCTGGCGAAACTGCTCGCCGAGCGGGACCGCCCGGGCCGCGGACTGATCTCGATCTGCGCGGCCGGCGGCCAGGGCGTCACGGCGATCCTCGAACGCCCGTGAGGCAGCCCGCGCTACAGCCCGTGAGGCGCCCTCGAAGAGGCCGTGAACAACGCCCCTGATGTGCCCGTATGTTGGGCAAAAGATGAACAGCCGTCCGAACACGCACCAACCTCTCACTCTTCCGCACACAAGCCCCCCACTTTCCAGGTGAACCTGCCACTTCGCGGGTCCGTAATGGGGAGAGCGCGAGAGTAAGGAGCCGCCCGTGTCCCGCGATCCCTCTTCCCACCACCAGCCTGCCCTCCCCGAGCCCGAGGTGCGGCGGCTGGACGGGGTCGTACGGGAGGTCTCGGTCCCCCCGCTGATCCTGCCCGTGACGCACGGCTCGCTCGCGGACATCCCCTTCGACAACGCCGACCAGGTGCCCGACGACCCGGTACTCAGCCGCAAGGGCGCCGACGGCACCTGGACGGACGTCACGGCGGCCGAGTTCGCCGACCAGGTACTGGCGGTCGCCAAGGGCCTGATCGCGGAGGGCCTGATGCCGGGCGACCGGCTCGCGATCATGGCGCGCACGACCTACGAGTGGACGCTTCTCGACTTCGCCGCCTGGGCCGCGGGCCTCGTCACCGTCCCCGTCTACCCGACCTCGTCCGTCTTCCAGACGCGCTGGATCCTCCAGGACTCCGGCGCGGTGGCGATCGCCGTCGAGCACGTGGGGCAGGCCGCCGCACTCGGCCCGGAGCGGGACCGGCTGCCCGACGTCCGGCACATGTGGGTCTTCGAGAAGGGGCACACGGACCGCCTCGCCGAGCTGGGCCGCGACGTCCCG of the Streptomyces aurantiacus genome contains:
- a CDS encoding MaoC family dehydratase yields the protein MDDLSDAMNTHVLTGSPSLWPMLGRGALLSPFKRPRTGVTAPRTRLVVPGVRIDLGRLAAYERVCGFGVGADQLPLPYPHVLGFPVAMRLMSERAFPLPLLGLVHTSVTITQHRALTATGEYELAVHVEELAPHRRGTEAVVVTEVRTGEELVWESRSTYLARHGTTAGGTGGSPALRSVREREPLPVLAEWRLAGDVGRRYGAASGDRNPIHLHPLTARLFGFPRAVAHGMWTVARCLAEHGTPRTAMLRAEFKAPVLLPGTVSYGSRSNRFELCGPGGRLHLTGEVLPLL
- a CDS encoding 3-oxoacyl-ACP reductase, whose protein sequence is MADRYLSLTGTAPGRFLTRRLGLPQPAALRRWSTEQPSLPGQLLHLTAGRSDLDLAPVLAGAGPEPGTERPVAVVLDATGVRDVETLAEVHAALHPVVRSVAESGRIVVLGAPPDPADHHQAAVQQALEGFVRSLGKEIGRGRTVNLVRLTDARSAESTLRFLLSPRSAYVSGQVIEVGGGEVTAPEDWDTPLAGRTALVTGAARGIGEAVARTLARDGARVVCLDVPAAEAELTAVAGRLGGVALPLDITADDAGARIADALPGGLDVLVHNAGITRDRRLVNMPAERWSSVLDVNLASVLSTTDVLLSAGTLGAGGRVVATASIAGLAGNAGQTNYAASKAGIVGLVRSLGPRALAEYGVTVNAVAPGFIETRMTAAVPLFIREAGRRMNSLAQGGAPVDVAETTAWLASPGAGAVNGQVVRVCGQSLLGA
- a CDS encoding acetyl-CoA C-acetyltransferase, translated to MSSPLEPLRMPRPRRVAVIGGTRVPFARSDGPYATASNQQMLTAAIDGLVDRFRLEEPGAVGELVTGAVLKHSRDFNLARETVLGSLLDARTPAYDIQQACGTGLQAVIAAANKITLGQTDSAVAGGADTASDAPLGVNDELRRILLEVRRAGSAGARLKALARIRPGHLVPEIPRNAEPRTGLSMGEHAAVTARAWAVSREAQDELAAASHQRLAAAYERGFFEDLVVPFRGLDRDQNLRPGSTVGKLASLKPVFGVKHPNPTMTAGNSTPLTDGAAVVLLASEEWASGRGLTPLAYLTAYETAAVDFVTATAAGGGAAGEGADGEDGLLMAPAHAVPRMLERAGLGLGDFDFVEVHEAFASQVLATLAAWEKRGLGQVDRARLNVAGSSLATGHPFAATGARIVATLAKLLAERDRPGRGLISICAAGGQGVTAILERP